The Candidatus Accumulibacter similis genome has a segment encoding these proteins:
- a CDS encoding phosphoethanolamine--lipid A transferase, with protein sequence MSSPRTPLVPSRRGQAPAGGDPFVIPATVEQLLLVASVFWVLTANRPFFAAVLGGHSLTEVGTWGLLLATGVLLVAMHFAVLALLATRLTVKPLLALLIVTTVIASHFMSAYGVFLDPSMLRNVLRTDVLEARELLSPAVAVQLSLYALLPLLLLWRARIVVRPPLRACGVRLLALLLATVAMAGSLAVVYKPFSSLLRNHKEVRYLITPANYVWSLASVAATDARGAARPRQAIGLDAAAGSGRGKGDRPRFVVVVVGETARAANWGLNGYTRQTTPELARLDVINFSRVASCGTNTEVSLPCMFAPVGRRNYDAERINGSESLLHVLARAGVSVQWRDNQSGCKGVCDGLPSETVATINPPGFCDGGRCLDGGLLHGLDERLRRAHGSNLIVLHQLGNHGPSYFRRHPPAFARFQPECTNDDLSQCSPAEIVNAYDNALLYTDHVLASLIATLQARAGDVDSALIYVSDHGESLGESGLYLHGVPYAIAPAVQKEVPMLMWISDGFRRSAAIDSTCLQRRAAAPASHDHLFHTLLALLDVRTALYEADWDLLHGCASPQRAAS encoded by the coding sequence ATGTCCAGTCCTCGTACCCCTCTCGTGCCGTCGCGGCGCGGCCAGGCGCCCGCCGGCGGCGATCCTTTCGTGATTCCAGCGACGGTCGAACAGTTGCTGCTCGTCGCGAGCGTCTTCTGGGTGCTGACGGCGAACCGGCCCTTTTTCGCCGCCGTCCTCGGCGGGCACTCGCTGACGGAGGTCGGCACCTGGGGTCTGCTGCTGGCCACCGGTGTTCTGCTGGTCGCGATGCACTTTGCCGTGCTGGCGCTCTTGGCGACGCGGCTGACGGTCAAGCCGCTGCTGGCGCTGCTGATCGTCACCACCGTCATCGCCTCGCACTTCATGTCGGCCTACGGCGTCTTCCTCGATCCGTCGATGCTGCGCAACGTTCTGCGGACGGACGTGCTGGAAGCGCGCGAACTGCTGTCGCCGGCGGTGGCCGTGCAGTTGTCGCTCTACGCGCTGCTGCCGCTGCTGCTGCTCTGGCGCGCCCGCATCGTCGTGCGCCCACCGCTGCGCGCCTGCGGCGTTCGCCTGCTGGCGTTGCTGCTGGCGACAGTGGCCATGGCCGGATCGCTGGCAGTGGTCTACAAGCCGTTCTCGTCGCTGCTGCGCAACCACAAGGAGGTGCGCTACCTGATCACGCCGGCGAACTATGTCTGGTCGCTTGCCAGTGTCGCGGCGACCGATGCCCGCGGTGCTGCGCGGCCGCGCCAAGCGATCGGACTGGACGCCGCCGCCGGATCGGGTCGGGGAAAAGGCGACCGGCCGCGCTTCGTCGTCGTTGTCGTCGGCGAAACCGCGCGTGCGGCCAACTGGGGTCTCAACGGCTACACGCGGCAGACGACGCCCGAACTCGCCCGGCTCGACGTGATCAACTTCAGCCGGGTGGCGAGCTGCGGCACCAACACCGAGGTATCGCTGCCGTGCATGTTCGCGCCGGTCGGCCGGCGCAACTACGACGCCGAGCGGATCAATGGCAGCGAGTCGTTGCTGCACGTCCTGGCGCGGGCCGGCGTCAGCGTGCAGTGGCGCGACAACCAGTCCGGCTGCAAGGGCGTCTGTGACGGCCTGCCGAGCGAAACCGTCGCGACCATCAACCCGCCCGGCTTCTGCGATGGTGGGCGCTGCCTCGATGGCGGCCTGCTGCATGGTCTCGACGAGCGACTGCGGCGTGCGCACGGGAGCAACCTGATCGTCCTGCACCAACTCGGCAATCACGGACCGTCATACTTTCGCCGCCACCCGCCGGCCTTTGCCCGCTTCCAGCCGGAATGCACGAATGACGACCTGAGTCAGTGTTCACCCGCGGAGATCGTCAACGCCTACGACAACGCGCTGCTGTACACCGACCACGTTCTCGCGAGCCTCATCGCCACCTTGCAGGCACGCGCCGGCGACGTCGATTCGGCGCTGATCTACGTTTCCGACCATGGCGAATCGCTCGGCGAGAGCGGGCTCTATCTGCACGGCGTTCCCTACGCCATCGCTCCCGCCGTGCAGAAGGAAGTGCCGATGCTGATGTGGATCTCCGACGGATTCCGCCGCAGCGCCGCGATCGATTCCACCTGCCTGCAGCGGCGGGCTGCCGCACCGGCGAGCCACGACCATCTGTTCCACACGCTGCTTGCCTTGCTCGACGTGCGGACGGCACTCTACGAGGCGGACTGGGATCTGCTGCACGGCTGCGCGAGTCCGCAGCGCGCCGCGAGCTGA
- a CDS encoding HIT family protein, producing MDGLQVLAGFRAKFRVDELLVARNEAWSWSVRPGQVTLGAGIVSLNRHAARFSAVTAAEMAALTEIVGSLEHALHGAFDYRAINYLMLMMVDHHVHFHVIPRYDGGRRFAGLDWFDRGWPAPPLLADAQHADRAELPALLRQELQAALPPADAAAAG from the coding sequence ATGGACGGACTGCAGGTGCTTGCGGGTTTTCGCGCGAAATTCCGTGTCGATGAACTGCTGGTGGCGCGCAACGAGGCGTGGTCGTGGTCGGTGCGGCCGGGGCAGGTGACCCTCGGCGCCGGAATCGTGTCACTGAACCGCCACGCAGCGCGTTTCTCGGCGGTGACGGCGGCTGAAATGGCCGCCCTAACCGAGATCGTCGGCTCGCTGGAGCACGCCCTGCACGGTGCGTTCGACTATCGGGCGATCAACTACCTGATGCTGATGATGGTCGACCATCACGTGCACTTTCACGTCATTCCGCGTTACGACGGCGGACGCCGCTTCGCCGGTCTGGATTGGTTCGACCGCGGCTGGCCGGCGCCGCCGCTGCTCGCCGACGCGCAGCATGCCGATCGGGCGGAGCTGCCGGCGCTGCTGCGGCAGGAACTGCAGGCGGCACTGCCGCCAGCGGACGCTGCCGCAGCCGGCTGA
- a CDS encoding TIGR03013 family PEP-CTERM/XrtA system glycosyltransferase, whose amino-acid sequence MIKVFNHWFHRKTVAQVAVDLMFPVVCVILAAVWLGGGAHLELDRIAFYAIIFALTMIVLNSWLGMYQRVHTRTLAETRARAVLSLYLAIPLAYVVFSLLAISEVDRGFMLLSGLAALFATLVRRVHGAHSMPGSLLRHRVLVFGAGEEAENVGRVLSKSDPDIQIVGFYPCSSDSEVVVPSQVVLSQAMSLSDTAHSLKVDEIIVAVRERRGGALPLRELLDCKLSGVKVLDLASYFERALGQLRLDSLRVGWMIFGEGFRQTWRRTFFKRAFDIVVALLLLLLALPVMLLTAILIAFEDGLPVFYRQERVGLDGRLFDVIKFRSMRSDAESDGKPRWAATDDDRVTRVGRIIRKLRIDELPQLYNVLAGDMSMVGPRPERPFFVDQLTRDIPFYAVRHSVKPGLTGWAQVSYQYGSTIEDSVQKLQYDLYYVKNHTLFLDIVILFHTVGVVLTGKGAR is encoded by the coding sequence GTGATCAAGGTGTTCAATCATTGGTTTCATCGGAAGACTGTCGCCCAGGTTGCCGTCGACCTGATGTTCCCGGTCGTGTGCGTGATTCTCGCTGCCGTCTGGCTTGGCGGTGGGGCGCATCTGGAACTCGACAGGATCGCCTTCTACGCGATCATCTTCGCCCTGACGATGATCGTCCTGAATTCCTGGCTGGGCATGTATCAGCGCGTTCACACCCGGACGTTGGCGGAAACCCGCGCCCGCGCCGTACTCTCGCTGTACCTGGCGATTCCGCTGGCCTATGTCGTCTTCTCGTTGCTGGCGATCTCCGAGGTGGACCGCGGCTTCATGCTCCTGTCCGGGCTGGCGGCACTGTTTGCGACCCTGGTGCGGCGCGTCCATGGTGCGCACAGCATGCCGGGGTCGTTGCTGCGTCACCGTGTGCTGGTCTTCGGTGCCGGCGAGGAAGCCGAGAACGTCGGTCGTGTGCTCTCGAAGTCCGATCCCGACATCCAGATCGTCGGCTTCTATCCGTGCTCGAGCGATTCCGAGGTGGTCGTGCCGTCACAGGTCGTGCTGTCGCAGGCGATGTCGCTTTCGGATACGGCGCATTCGCTGAAGGTTGATGAGATCATCGTCGCCGTTCGCGAGCGCCGGGGTGGTGCGCTGCCCCTGCGCGAACTGCTCGACTGCAAGCTGTCCGGCGTCAAGGTGCTTGATCTGGCCAGCTACTTCGAGCGTGCGCTGGGGCAGCTGCGCCTGGATTCGCTGCGCGTCGGCTGGATGATCTTCGGTGAGGGTTTCCGGCAGACCTGGCGGCGGACGTTCTTCAAGCGCGCCTTCGACATCGTGGTCGCACTGCTGCTGCTGCTGCTGGCGCTGCCGGTGATGCTGCTGACGGCGATTCTGATCGCCTTCGAGGACGGGCTGCCGGTGTTCTATCGCCAGGAGCGGGTTGGCCTCGATGGCCGCCTGTTCGACGTGATCAAGTTCCGCAGCATGCGCAGCGACGCCGAGAGCGACGGCAAGCCGCGCTGGGCCGCCACCGACGACGACCGGGTGACGCGGGTTGGCCGCATCATCCGCAAGCTGCGCATCGACGAGTTGCCACAACTCTACAATGTGCTCGCCGGTGACATGAGCATGGTCGGACCGCGTCCCGAACGCCCCTTCTTTGTCGACCAACTGACGCGTGACATCCCGTTCTACGCCGTGCGCCACAGTGTCAAGCCCGGTCTCACCGGCTGGGCACAGGTCAGCTACCAGTACGGGTCGACGATCGAGGATTCGGTCCAGAAGCTGCAGTACGATCTCTACTACGTCAAGAATCACACCCTCTTCCTTGATATAGTGATCCTTTTCCATACCGTCGGAGTTGTCCTGACCGGCAAGGGTGCCCGGTGA
- the prsK gene encoding PEP-CTERM system histidine kinase PrsK, with the protein MDSKMAMISAWSYGLAGVLAALLTLYLASGRRSSSRSGSMFLAVALCTVWGMFGLAFALTGQGIFLAGSLLADALRFGGWYLFLIILMRPESPAEGAPATAGIGWLSAIAVLLVVCGFVAQAMAVFGVDLFGSSARLALFASLAMTVFGLVLVERLFRNVSPDFRWSIKPLCLGLGGIFLFDLYVYSDALLFNRIDADAFSIRGFAHALALPLVALSAIRSHDWKRRLVMSQRAVLQSATLLIVGTYLLFMAAAGYYVRFFGGEWGRALQLALLFAALLVLAVLTFSGSMRARLRVQVGKHFFSYRYDYREEWLRFTATLSAQGGFTGLGRHVVRGLADMVESPSGALWLKDPSGRFFAQAAFWNMPASPATEDADSPLCRFLLDSGWVINLEEYRSLPRRYDGLVVPLWLVEVPNAWLVVPLTTGSELIAFVVLATARTRIDVNWEVNDLLKTAARQAGAFLGQMQASEALLEVRKFDSFNRMSAFVVHDLKNIIAQLSLMLKNAERHRDNPEFQKDMLMTVEHSVERMRQLMMQLRQETTPLDGPRGIDLADVLRRIQTAKSGQGREVELTIEEKLLARGHEDRIERVIGHLVQNALDATEKGGRVWVRLARQGTQALVEVGDTGHGMSPEFVRERLFKPFQTTKPTGMGIGAYESFQYVHELGGRVSVDSAVDVGTQVDLLLPLFEGGKALQSEELSGKQE; encoded by the coding sequence ATGGACAGCAAGATGGCGATGATTTCGGCGTGGAGCTATGGCCTGGCGGGCGTTCTGGCGGCGCTGCTGACGCTTTACCTGGCGTCCGGCCGGCGAAGCAGCAGTCGCAGTGGCTCGATGTTCCTGGCGGTGGCTCTGTGCACGGTGTGGGGGATGTTTGGCCTGGCCTTTGCGCTCACCGGTCAGGGCATCTTTCTCGCCGGCAGCCTGCTGGCCGACGCGCTGCGTTTCGGCGGCTGGTATCTCTTCCTGATCATCCTGATGCGCCCGGAGTCTCCTGCCGAAGGTGCGCCGGCAACGGCTGGCATCGGCTGGCTGAGTGCGATTGCCGTGCTGCTGGTGGTGTGCGGCTTCGTCGCCCAGGCGATGGCCGTCTTCGGCGTCGACCTCTTTGGCTCGTCGGCACGGCTGGCGCTGTTTGCCTCGCTGGCGATGACCGTCTTCGGGCTGGTTCTCGTCGAGCGTCTCTTTCGCAACGTATCGCCGGATTTCCGCTGGAGCATCAAGCCGCTGTGTCTTGGCTTGGGGGGCATCTTCCTGTTTGACCTCTACGTCTACTCCGACGCCTTGCTGTTCAACCGAATCGACGCCGACGCCTTCAGCATTCGCGGTTTCGCGCATGCGCTCGCGCTGCCGCTGGTGGCCCTGTCGGCAATCCGCAGCCACGACTGGAAGCGGCGACTGGTGATGTCACAGCGTGCGGTGCTGCAGTCGGCGACCCTGCTGATCGTCGGCACCTACCTGCTCTTCATGGCGGCCGCCGGCTATTACGTGCGCTTTTTCGGTGGCGAGTGGGGGCGTGCCCTGCAACTGGCGCTGCTGTTCGCCGCCCTGCTGGTGCTCGCGGTGCTGACCTTCTCCGGATCGATGCGGGCGCGTCTGCGGGTTCAGGTGGGCAAGCATTTCTTCAGCTATCGCTACGATTACCGCGAGGAGTGGTTGCGCTTCACCGCCACCCTGTCCGCGCAGGGCGGCTTCACGGGTCTTGGCCGACACGTGGTGCGCGGCCTGGCCGACATGGTCGAGAGTCCGAGCGGCGCTCTCTGGCTGAAGGATCCTTCCGGCCGCTTCTTTGCCCAGGCGGCATTCTGGAACATGCCTGCGTCGCCGGCCACCGAGGACGCCGACAGCCCGCTCTGCCGCTTCCTGCTCGACAGTGGCTGGGTGATCAACCTCGAAGAGTACCGCTCGCTGCCCCGCCGCTATGACGGGCTGGTGGTGCCGTTGTGGCTGGTCGAGGTGCCGAACGCCTGGCTGGTGGTGCCGCTGACCACCGGCAGCGAGTTGATCGCCTTCGTCGTGCTGGCGACGGCGCGCACGCGGATCGACGTCAATTGGGAGGTCAACGACCTGCTCAAGACGGCGGCCCGGCAGGCTGGAGCCTTCCTCGGTCAGATGCAGGCCAGCGAGGCGCTGCTCGAAGTGCGCAAGTTCGATTCCTTCAACCGGATGTCGGCTTTCGTCGTCCATGATCTGAAGAACATCATCGCCCAACTCTCGCTGATGCTGAAGAATGCCGAGCGCCACCGTGACAACCCGGAGTTCCAGAAGGACATGCTGATGACCGTCGAGCACTCCGTCGAGCGCATGCGGCAGCTGATGATGCAGTTGCGGCAGGAGACGACGCCGCTCGACGGGCCGCGCGGCATCGATCTGGCGGATGTGCTGCGGCGCATCCAGACGGCCAAGTCGGGGCAGGGGCGCGAGGTCGAGCTGACGATCGAGGAAAAGTTGCTGGCACGCGGTCACGAGGACAGAATCGAGCGTGTCATCGGCCATCTCGTGCAGAACGCGCTCGACGCCACCGAAAAGGGCGGTCGCGTCTGGGTGCGGCTCGCCCGCCAGGGCACCCAGGCCCTCGTCGAGGTCGGCGATACCGGACACGGGATGAGTCCCGAGTTCGTCCGTGAGCGGTTGTTCAAGCCCTTCCAGACGACGAAGCCGACGGGAATGGGAATCGGTGCTTACGAGAGCTTCCAGTATGTCCATGAACTGGGTGGCAGGGTCTCGGTCGACAGCGCGGTCGACGTCGGCACGCAGGTCGACCTCCTGCTGCCGCTGTTCGAAGGGGGCAAGGCGCTGCAGTCGGAAGAATTATCGGGGAAACAGGAATGA
- the prsR gene encoding PEP-CTERM-box response regulator transcription factor, with protein MSAAKMPHLLIVEDDRALQKQIRWAFDQYETLAADDRETAMQLMRRYQPAVVTMDLGLPPDPDSVSEGFKLLEEILSLAPDTKVIVLTGQNDRANALRAIALGAYDFFAKPFEVDLLGLTIQRAYRLHELQKENERLQAMQQPDAMAGMITRDPDLLRVCRTIERVGVTDATVLLLGESGTGKELLARGLHESSPRRRERFVAINCAAIPDNLLESELFGYEKGAFTGAGKTTPGKIETANNGTLMLDEIGDLPHNLQAKLLRFLQERVIERIGGRNEIPVNVRIVCATHQNLPQLISEGRFREDLYYRLAEIVVNIPPLRARTGDASLLAHAFVRRFAAENGRGAMSLREDALRAIEAHAWPGNVRELENCIKRAVIMADGHQITAADIGVLSGVQAEEMVLDLRNARDEAEKRVTIAALARADGNVVKAAELLGVSRPTLYDMMHRFGLK; from the coding sequence ATGAGCGCTGCAAAAATGCCACACCTGCTGATCGTCGAGGATGACCGCGCTCTGCAGAAGCAGATTCGCTGGGCCTTCGATCAGTACGAGACGCTGGCCGCCGACGACCGCGAGACGGCGATGCAACTGATGCGCCGTTACCAGCCGGCAGTGGTCACCATGGATCTCGGCCTGCCGCCCGACCCGGACTCGGTGTCGGAGGGCTTCAAGCTGCTTGAGGAGATCCTCAGCCTGGCGCCCGACACCAAGGTCATCGTGCTGACCGGCCAGAACGACCGCGCGAACGCCCTGCGCGCGATCGCCCTCGGTGCCTATGATTTCTTCGCCAAGCCGTTCGAGGTCGACTTGCTTGGCCTGACGATCCAGCGGGCCTACCGGCTGCACGAACTGCAGAAGGAGAACGAGCGGCTGCAGGCGATGCAGCAGCCGGACGCGATGGCGGGCATGATCACCCGCGACCCGGATCTGCTGCGCGTCTGCCGGACGATCGAGCGCGTTGGCGTCACCGACGCGACCGTCCTGCTGCTCGGTGAAAGCGGTACCGGCAAGGAGCTGCTCGCGCGCGGGCTGCACGAATCATCGCCCAGGCGTCGCGAGCGATTCGTTGCCATCAACTGTGCGGCGATCCCCGACAACCTGCTGGAGAGCGAACTCTTCGGCTACGAGAAGGGCGCCTTCACCGGTGCCGGGAAGACGACGCCGGGCAAGATCGAGACCGCCAACAACGGCACGCTGATGCTCGACGAGATCGGCGATCTGCCGCACAACCTGCAGGCGAAGCTGCTGCGATTCCTGCAGGAGCGGGTGATCGAACGGATCGGCGGACGCAACGAGATCCCGGTCAATGTACGGATCGTCTGCGCCACGCATCAGAATCTGCCGCAGCTCATCAGCGAGGGTCGTTTCCGCGAGGATCTCTATTATCGGCTGGCGGAAATCGTCGTGAACATACCGCCGCTGCGTGCCCGCACCGGCGATGCCTCGCTGCTGGCGCATGCCTTCGTGCGGCGCTTCGCTGCCGAGAACGGTCGCGGCGCCATGAGCCTGCGTGAGGATGCCCTGCGTGCGATCGAGGCACACGCCTGGCCGGGGAACGTGCGCGAACTCGAGAACTGCATCAAGCGAGCGGTGATCATGGCAGACGGCCATCAGATCACTGCCGCCGACATCGGCGTCCTGAGCGGGGTGCAGGCCGAGGAGATGGTGCTCGACCTGCGCAACGCGCGCGATGAGGCGGAGAAACGCGTGACCATCGCCGCTCTCGCGCGTGCCGACGGCAATGTCGTCAAGGCCGCCGAACTCCTCGGTGTCAGCCGTCCGACGCTGTACGATATGATGCACCGGTTCGGACTCAAGTAG